The genomic region CAGCCACACTGGGACTGAGACACGGCCCAGACTCCTACGGGAGGCAGCAGTGGGGAATTTTCCGCAATGGGCGAAAGCCTGACGGAGCAAGACCGCGTGGGGGAGGAAGGCCCTTGGGTTGTAAACTCCTTTTCTCGGGGAAGAAGAACTGACGGTACCCGAGGAAAAAGCCTCGGCTAACTCCGTGCCAGCAGCCGCGGTAAGACGGAGGAGGCAAGCGTTATCCGGAATTATTGGGCGTAAAGGGTCCGCAGGTGGCGGTTCAAGTCTGCAGTCAAAGGTCGGGGCTCAACCCCGAAAAGGCTGTGGAAACTGAACAGCTAGAGTACGGTAGGGGCAGAGGGAATTCCCAGTGTAGCGGTGAAATGCGTAGAGATTGGGAAGAACACCGGTGGCGAAAGCGCTCTGCTAGGCCGAAACTGACACTGAGGGACGAAAGCTAGGGGAGCGAAAGGGATTAGATACCCCTGTAGTCCTAGCTGTAAACGATGGAGACTAGGTGTGGCCTGTATCGACCCGGGCCGTGCCGGAGCTAACGCGTTAAGTCTCCCGCCTGGGGAGTACGCACGCAAGTGTGAAACTCAAAGGAATTGACGGGGGCCCGCACAAGCGGTGGAGTATGTGGTTTAATTCGATGCAACGCGAAGAACCTTACCAGGGCTTGACATGTCGCGAACCCCGGGGAAACCTGGGGGTGCCTTAGGGAGCGCGAACACAGGTGGTGCATGGCTGTCGTCAGCTCGTGTCGTGAGATGTTGGGTTAAGTCCCGCAACGAGCGCAACCCTCGTCCTTAGTTGCCAGCAGTAAGATGGGAACTCTAGGGAGACTGCCGGTGACAAACCGGAGGAAGGTGGGGATGACGTCAAGTCAGCATGCCCCTTACGTCCTGGGCTACACACGTACTACAATGGGAAGGACAGAGAGCAGCAAGTACGCAAGTGCAAGCGAATCTCGAAAACCTTGCCCCAGTTCGGATTGCAGGCTGCAACTCGCCTGCATGAAGGAGGAATCGCTAGTAATCGCCGGTCAGCATACGGCGGTGAATACGTTCCCGGGCCTTGTACACACCGCCCGTCACACCATGGAAGTTGGCCAGGCCCGAAGTCATTACCCTAACCTTACGAGGAGGGGGATGCCGAAGGCCGGGCTGATGACTGGGGTGAAGTCGTAACAAGGTAGCCGTACCGGAAGGTGTGGCTGGATCACCTCCTTTAAGGGAGACCCAACTTTGGAAAAGGGAGAGGCAATCAAGACCCCCCAAAACCAGAGAATCCCGAGGTCGGTCGAGGTTAGAGAAGGAAAATCAGAAAAAGACTGTCAAACTCTTAGTGCGGTTCGCAGCGAGGGCTATTAGCTCAGGTGGTTAGAGCGCACCCCTGATAAGGGTGAGGTCCCTGGTTCGAGTCCAGGATGGCCCACCTAGAACCGGAGGGGGTATAGCTCAGTGGGTAGAGCGCTGCCTTTGCAAGGCAGATGCCAGCGGTTCGAGTCCGCTTACCTCCACCAACCATCGAGTTCAAAGATTAAGTTAGCTCAAAGCGAATTCAACACAGCACCCGTCATCTACAAGTAGAGAAACGGAATGCTGGATTGAAACCCAGCAAAGAACCTTGAAAAAAGCATAGACACCAAGAGAAAAGCATAGGGAAAAAAATCCTAGAACAAGCCAAAAGTGGTCAAGCTACAAAGGGCTAACGGTGGATCCCTAGGCACGTCGAGGCGAAGAAGGACGTGGTGACCGACGAAACGCTCCGGGGAGCTGGAAACAAGCATCGAGCCGGAGGTCTCCGAATGGGGCAACCCCAAGCACGACCCATCGAATCCATAGATGGGAACGAGCGAACCTGGCGAACTGAAACATCTTAGTAACCAGAGGAACAGAAAGAAAAATCGATTCCCTCAGTAGCGGCGAGCGAAGCGGGAACAGCCTAAACCGAAGACATTAAGTCATCGGGGTCGTGGGACGGCAACAACGAGAGTAGAGGCAGTAGACGAAGCGGCTGAATACCGCACCAGAGGGGGTGAAAGTCCCGTAGTCGAAACCGCCAACGCCTCAGCCGAATCCCGAGTAGCACGGAGCCCGTGGAATTCCGTGTGAATCAGCGAGGACCACCTCGTAAGGCTAAATACTCCGACGTGACCGATAGCGAAACAGTACCGTGAGGGAAAGGTGAAAAGAACCCCGAGCAGGGGAGTGAAATAGAACCTGAACCCGTTAGCCTACAAGCAGTGGGAGGACGATTAAACGTCTGACCGCGTGCCTGTTGAAGAATGAGCCGGCGAGTTATTAGACGAGGCTAGGTTAAGGCCGAAAGAGCCGCAGCCCGAGCGAAAGCGAGTCCGAACAGGGCGTAAACAGTCTCGTTTAATAGACCCGAACCCGGGTGATCTAACCATGTCCAGGATGAAGCTTGGGTAACACCAAGTGGAGGTCCGAACCGACCGATGTTGAAAAATCGGCGGATGAGGTGTGGTTAGGGGTGAAATGCCAATCGAACCCGGAGCTAGCTGGTTCTCCCCGAAATGCGTTGAGGCGCAGCGGTCGAAGATGATGACGAGGGGTAAAGCACTGTTTCGGTGCGGGCTGCGAGAGCGGTACCAAATCGAGACAAACTCAGAATACTCGTCAAGAAAGCGACCAGTGAGACGGTGGGGGATAAGCTTCATCGTCGAAAGGGAAACAGCCCAGACCACCAGCTAAGGTCCCCAAATGACCGCTCAGTGATTAAGGAGGTGAGAGTGCACAGACAACCAGGAGGTTGGCCTAGAAGCAGCCACCCTTGAAAGAGTGCGTAATAGCTCACTGGTCAAGCGCTCTGGCGCCGAAAATGAACGGGGCTAAGCGGTCTACCGAAGCTGTGGAACGAGCAATCGTTGGTAGGGGAGCGTTCCCCGACGGGAGAAGCACTAGCGAGAGCAGGTGTGGACGTCGGGGAAGTGAGAATGTCGGCTTGAGTAGCGCAAACATTGGTGAGAATCCAATGCCCCGAAACCCTAAGGGTTCCTCCGGCAGGTTCGTCCGCGGAGGGTTAGTCAGGACCTAAGGCGAGGCCGAAAGGCGTAGTCGATGGACAACGGGTGAACATTCCCGTACGGATTGGAGTTGGCGCGGGAGGACGGAGTGGGTCGAGACCAGCCGGAAGTTGGTTACCGGTTCAAGTGTTCGAGACGAAGACCGACGGCGAAAACGTTGGGAGTTAAGGCACGAGTACGAGACCTTACGAGGTCGAAGTGGTACAGATCGAACTTCCAAGAAAAGCCCCAACCGCCATAAGCTTCAATTCCCTGTACCCGAAACCGACACAGGTAGGGAGGTTGAGAAAACCGAGGGGCGCGAGCTAACTCTCTCTAAGGAACTCGGCAAAATGGCCCCGTAACTTCGGGAGAAGGGGTGCCCCCTGATGGGGGGTCGCAGTGAAGAGGCCCAGGCGACTGTTTACCAAAAACACAGGTCTCCGCCAAGTCGCAAGACGCTGTATGGAGGCTGACGCCTGCCCAGTGCCGGAAGGTTAAGGAAGTCGGTCAGCCCTGCGGGGTAAAGCTGGCGACCGAAGCCCCGGTGAACGGCGGCCGTAACTATAACGGTCCTAAGGTAGCGAAATTCCTTGTCGGGTAAGTTCCGACCCGCACGAAAGGCGTAACGATCTGGGCGCTGTCTCGGAGAGAGGCTCGGCGAAATAGGATTGTCTGTGAAGATACGGACTCCCTGCACCTGGACAGAAAGACCCTATGAAGCTTTACTGTAGCCTGGAATTGGCTTCGGGCTTCGCTTGCGCAGCATAGGTGGGAGGCGTGGAAGGTTTCCTTGCGGGGAAACTGGAGCCATCACTGAGATACCACTCTGGCGAAGCTAGAAGTCTAACCTCGACCCCTCAGCGGGGGGAGGAACCGTTTCAGGTGGGCAGTTTGACTGGGGCGGTCGCCTCCTAAAAGGTAACGGAGGCGCGCAAAGGTTCCCTCAGGCTGGTTGGAAATCAGCCGTCGAGTGTAAAGGCACAAGGGAGCTTGACTGCGAGACCTACAAGTCGAGCAGGGACGAAAGTCGGCCTTAGTGATCCGACGGTTCCGAGTGGAAGGGCCGTCGCTCAACGGATAAAAGTTACTCTAGGGATAACAGGCTGATCTCCCCCAAGAGTTCACATCGACGGGGAGGTTTGGCACCTCGATGTCGGCTCATCGCAACCTGGGGCGGAAGTACGTCCCAAGGGTTGGGCTGTTCGCCCATTAAAGCGGTACGTGAGCTGGGTTCAGAACGTCGTGAGACAGTTCGGTCCATATCCGGTGCAGGCGTAAGAGCATTGAGAGGCGCCCTCCTTAGTACGAGAGGACCGGGAGGGACACACCGCTGGTGTACCTGTTATCGTGCCAACGGTAGACGCAGGGTAGCCATGTGTGGCGTGGATAACCGCTGAAAGCATCTAAGTGGGAAGCCCACCTCAAGATGAGTGCTCTGGTGGAGTTAATCCAGTAAGGTCCCGGGCAGATTACCCGTTGATAGGCGTTAGGTGGAAGTCCTGCAAGGGATGTAGCCGAGACGTACTAACCGACCGAGCGCTTGACCTCTTTTCTCTCTTAGTTGTCTTTGCTTTTTTGAAGGTTTTTCCTTCTCTCTCTTTCCGGGTGCCTATGGCCTTGAGGCCCCACTCCGATCCCTTCCCGAACTCGGTTGTGAAACTCAAGTACGGCCACGATACTTGGAGGGTTGCCTCCTGGGACAATAGCTCGCTGCCCGGTTCTTTTTCCGAAAACCCCCTTTACTCAAGGAGAATAAAGGGGGTTTTCTGTTGCAACCGTTGGTTGTGAATGAGCAGAATTGATTGAGATTGAGGGGTTAGATCGGTTTGGATCTGTTATGATTGAAGATAGGTTTGCGGACGTGGCGGAATTGGTAGACGCGCTAGATTTAGGTTCTAGTGCCGTAAGGCGTGAAGGTTCAAGTCCTTTCGTCCGCATTTTCAGAAGACTTTTGATGTTTGATTGTGCAGTTCCTTTAACGCTTAATAAGTAAGTAAGATCGTGTCGGTGTTCTCGCGAACGGCTTTCGAGCCACTGGTTGGGCAAGAGGAAGCTGTAGAGTTGTTGGTGCAGGCTGTGTTGCGGGAGCGTGTGGCGCCTGCATATTTATTTTCAGGGGCGCCGGGTATCGGTCGGGGTTTGGCGGCGCGTTGTTTTATCGAATTATTATTTAGTGGTGCTGGGTCTGTTCGGCGCAAACAGTTGGGAAACCATCCCGATTTGCTGTGGGTTGAGCCGACGTACCAACATCAAGGAAAGTTGCTGACGGCGCAAGAGGCGATCGCGGCGGGTTTAAAGAGAAAATCGCCGCCTCAAGTGCGTTTGGAGCAAATTCGCCAGATTGGGGAGTTTTTGGGGCGTCCGCCGTTGGAGGCGTCGCGAAAGGTAGTCACGATCGCCCAAGCCGAAACGATGAATGAAGCGGCGGCGAATGGCTTGCTCAAAACCCTGGAAGAACCCGGACGAGCCACCTTAATTTTAATTGCCCCTTCCCCAGAATCTCTACTCCCCACCTTAGTCTCTCGCTGCCAACGCATCCCCTTTTCCCGATTGCGCACAGAGCAGATGAGCCAAATTTTGCAGCGTTTGGGATACGACGAGATTGTCAATACTCCTTCGATCTTAGCGATGGCGCAAGGGAGCGTAG from Oxynema aestuarii AP17 harbors:
- a CDS encoding DNA polymerase III subunit delta'; the encoded protein is MFSRTAFEPLVGQEEAVELLVQAVLRERVAPAYLFSGAPGIGRGLAARCFIELLFSGAGSVRRKQLGNHPDLLWVEPTYQHQGKLLTAQEAIAAGLKRKSPPQVRLEQIRQIGEFLGRPPLEASRKVVTIAQAETMNEAAANGLLKTLEEPGRATLILIAPSPESLLPTLVSRCQRIPFSRLRTEQMSQILQRLGYDEIVNTPSILAMAQGSVGVAIACWQQLQDIPAEILDRATRRPSTMREALELAKQIDRTLDTEAQLWLIDYLQQNYWLHANPSGSTAPSYLHALESARRYLLSYAQPRLVWEVTLMTTIA